Part of the Pseudomonas sp. M30-35 genome is shown below.
GTACCACCACCGATATCCACAACCATCGAACCGCGCGCCTCTTCAACTGGCAGACCCGCGCCGATCGCAGCAGCCATTGGCTCTTCGATCAGAAACACTTCACGGGCACCGGCACCAATCGCTGACTCACGGATGGCACGACGCTCAACCTGGGTCGACTTGCACGGCACACAGATCAAAACCCGTGGGCTGGGTTGCAGGAAGCTGTTTTCGTGAACTTTGTTGATGAAGTACTGCAGCATCTTTTCACAGACGCTAAAGTCGGCAATAACGCCGTCTTTCATCGGCCGAATAGCGGCAATATTGCCCGGCGTACGACCGAGCATGCGCTTGGCCTCGGTACCGACAGCAACGACGCTCTTCTGATTACCGTGGGTACGGATAGCTACGACGGAAGGTTCATTGAGAACAATTCCGCGCTCGCGAACATAAATAAGGGTATTGGCAGTGCCCAGGTCAATAGAAAGATCGCTGGAAAACATGCCACGCAGTTTTTTGAACATGGGATATAGGACCCTAGGAAACGCGTGGGTAAAAAAAGTGCGGCAAACTCTAACAATGGAAGGGATTTTGAGCAAGGCACCAATGTGTTAGATTGCCTGTTTTTCCGGGCTTCTGGCCCACCATCGCGGCCTTTGACCGCTAGTTTGCGAAATACGTTCCCTGCATATCGCATGCATGACGACTCAATCACACTTTCAGGCTGCCTACTTTACGGCGGCTTAACACAGGGAAATCCAATGGCGCTTGAACGCTCCGAAGTGGAAAAAATCGCCCATCTGGCCCGATTAGGCCTGAATGACAGCGAAATCCCACAAACTACCGAGACACTCAACAACATCCTCGGTCTAATTGACCACATGCAGTCGGTAGATACCAGCGGTATCGAACCTTTGGCTCACCCCTTGGAGGCAACGCAGCGCCTGCGAGCCGACGA
Proteins encoded:
- the gatC gene encoding Asp-tRNA(Asn)/Glu-tRNA(Gln) amidotransferase subunit GatC, which produces MALERSEVEKIAHLARLGLNDSEIPQTTETLNNILGLIDHMQSVDTSGIEPLAHPLEATQRLRADEVTETNHRDDYQAIAPAVESGLYLVPKVIE